One part of the Corynebacterium aurimucosum ATCC 700975 genome encodes these proteins:
- the ctaD gene encoding cytochrome c oxidase subunit I translates to MTAVAPRLDDYVAPTRPEPTGNAKTGSKAWTMLTTTDHKQLGIMYMIMSFSFFFLGGFMALLLRAELFTPGLQFLSNEQFNQLFTMHGTVMLLLFATPVVWAFGNYVLPLQIGAPDVAFPRLNAFGFWITLTGGIVMLAGFLTPGGAADFGWTMYMPLADSVHTPGIGADMWIVGVGATGVGTIASAINMITTVLTLRAPGMTMFRLPVFTWAIFTASVIVLMIFPLLTAAALGVLYDRKLGGHIFDSANGGGILWQHLFWFFGHPEVYVLALPFFGIISEVVPVFARKPVFGYIGLVFALLAIGALSMAVWAHHMFVTGAILLPFFSFMTFLIAVPTGVKFFNWVGTMWKGHITWDTSMIFAMGFLATFLFGGMTGIMLASPALDFHLAESYFLIAHFHYTLFGTVVFSAFAGLYFWFPKMTGRMLDERLGKIHFWLTFIGFHGTFLIQHWVGNMGMPRRYADYLESDGFTVFNQISTIFSFVLGASVIPLVWNVFKSWRYGEIVTVDDPWGYGNSLEWATSCPPPRHNFVSLPRIRSERPAFELHYPHMVKRMREEAHSGH, encoded by the coding sequence AAAGACCGGTTCCAAGGCTTGGACGATGCTAACCACCACCGACCACAAGCAGCTGGGCATCATGTACATGATCATGTCCTTCAGCTTCTTCTTCCTCGGTGGCTTCATGGCTCTGCTGCTTCGCGCTGAGCTTTTCACCCCAGGATTGCAGTTCCTGTCCAACGAGCAGTTCAACCAGCTGTTCACCATGCACGGCACCGTCATGCTGCTGCTGTTTGCAACACCAGTGGTGTGGGCATTCGGTAACTACGTTCTGCCCCTGCAGATTGGTGCACCGGATGTGGCCTTCCCGCGTCTGAACGCTTTCGGTTTCTGGATTACCCTGACCGGCGGCATCGTGATGCTCGCGGGCTTCTTGACCCCAGGCGGTGCTGCTGACTTCGGCTGGACCATGTACATGCCGCTGGCTGACTCGGTCCACACCCCGGGCATCGGCGCTGACATGTGGATTGTCGGTGTGGGTGCTACCGGTGTCGGTACCATTGCTTCCGCTATCAACATGATCACCACGGTTCTCACCTTGCGTGCACCGGGTATGACCATGTTCCGTCTGCCGGTCTTCACGTGGGCTATCTTCACCGCGTCCGTCATCGTACTGATGATCTTCCCGCTGCTGACCGCTGCGGCGCTAGGCGTGCTGTATGACCGCAAGCTGGGCGGCCACATCTTCGACTCCGCCAACGGTGGCGGCATCCTGTGGCAGCACCTCTTCTGGTTCTTCGGTCACCCGGAGGTCTACGTCTTGGCACTGCCATTCTTCGGCATCATTTCTGAGGTTGTGCCGGTCTTCGCCCGCAAGCCGGTCTTCGGCTACATTGGCCTGGTCTTTGCTCTGCTGGCCATCGGTGCGCTGTCCATGGCCGTGTGGGCTCACCACATGTTCGTGACCGGTGCTATTCTGCTGCCGTTCTTCTCCTTCATGACCTTCCTGATTGCGGTTCCGACCGGCGTGAAGTTCTTCAACTGGGTCGGCACTATGTGGAAGGGCCACATCACCTGGGATACCTCGATGATCTTCGCCATGGGCTTCCTGGCAACCTTCCTCTTCGGCGGTATGACCGGTATTATGCTGGCCTCCCCGGCACTGGACTTCCACCTTGCTGAGTCCTACTTCCTGATTGCTCACTTCCACTACACCCTGTTCGGTACCGTGGTGTTCTCCGCTTTCGCTGGCCTGTACTTCTGGTTCCCGAAGATGACCGGCCGCATGCTCGATGAGCGCCTAGGCAAGATTCACTTCTGGCTGACCTTCATCGGCTTCCACGGCACCTTCCTTATCCAGCACTGGGTGGGCAACATGGGTATGCCGCGTCGTTACGCCGACTACCTGGAGTCTGATGGCTTCACGGTCTTCAACCAGATTTCCACTATCTTCTCCTTCGTCCTCGGTGCCTCGGTCATCCCGCTGGTGTGGAACGTCTTCAAGTCCTGGCGCTACGGCGAGATCGTCACCGTGGACGATCCGTGGGGCTACGGCAACTCCCTCGAGTGGGCTACCTCCTGCCCGCCGCCGCGCCACAACTTCGTATCCCTGCCGCGCATCCGCTCCGAGCGTCCGGCCTTCGAGCTGCACTACCCGCACATGGTTAAGCGCATGCGCGAGGAAGCACACTCCGGCCACTAA